One genomic segment of Rhodothermales bacterium includes these proteins:
- a CDS encoding glycosyltransferase codes for MASPPLVPSPPDIVFALVGDVRASSRALRQLRALDDLGLRVDALTFGPEPVPGEIADGVRLHVLPRPSGRGPLFFWQAHRLFLRAVLARPASVYHASDLYVLPALAAAARRHDAKLLLDARELYPHVDATAGKPWARWAWTAVEHRFLPRTDAVLTVNDSIADRMAATYGIARPIVTHNVPARQTVERSDALRERLGIPASQRIVLYQGLVRAGRGLERLVDGMRDVPDAALVVIGDGPTKADLQRFAVDALPGRAHFLPHTPPDDLLRLTASADLGVHVPEPITESIRLALPNKLFEYLTAGLPVVVADIPEMRRVVDGFDVGLVVDPYDRDGLAAAIRRALSDEAARARWAANAPAVFETFRPERDTERFHAVYRRLLGGSGS; via the coding sequence GTGGCTTCTCCCCCCCTTGTCCCCTCGCCGCCCGACATCGTGTTCGCGCTCGTCGGCGACGTGCGGGCGTCGTCGCGAGCGCTGCGGCAACTGCGGGCGCTCGACGACCTCGGCCTCCGCGTCGACGCGCTGACGTTCGGGCCGGAGCCGGTGCCCGGCGAGATCGCCGACGGCGTGCGGCTGCACGTGCTGCCCCGGCCGAGCGGGCGCGGGCCACTTTTCTTCTGGCAGGCGCACCGGCTGTTTCTGCGCGCGGTGCTCGCCCGCCCGGCCTCGGTGTATCACGCGAGCGACCTCTATGTCCTCCCCGCCCTCGCCGCCGCCGCCCGTCGCCACGATGCGAAGCTTCTGCTCGACGCGCGCGAGCTGTATCCGCACGTCGACGCGACGGCCGGGAAGCCGTGGGCGCGGTGGGCGTGGACGGCCGTCGAGCACCGCTTCCTGCCCCGCACCGACGCCGTGCTCACGGTCAACGACAGCATCGCCGACCGGATGGCGGCGACGTACGGCATCGCGCGGCCGATCGTGACGCACAACGTGCCCGCGCGGCAGACCGTCGAGCGGAGCGATGCCCTGCGCGAGCGGCTCGGCATTCCCGCGTCGCAGCGGATCGTGCTCTATCAGGGCCTCGTCCGCGCCGGGCGCGGGCTCGAACGTCTCGTCGATGGGATGCGCGACGTGCCGGACGCCGCACTCGTCGTCATCGGCGACGGGCCGACGAAGGCCGACCTGCAACGGTTCGCCGTCGACGCACTCCCCGGCCGCGCCCACTTCCTCCCCCACACGCCGCCCGACGACCTCCTCCGCCTCACGGCATCGGCCGACCTCGGCGTGCACGTGCCGGAGCCGATCACGGAGAGTATCCGGCTCGCGCTCCCGAACAAGCTGTTCGAGTACCTCACGGCCGGGCTCCCCGTCGTCGTCGCGGACATCCCCGAGATGCGGCGCGTCGTGGACGGCTTCGACGTGGGTCTCGTCGTGGACCCGTACGACCGCGACGGCCTCGCGGCGGCGATCCGGCGAGCGCTGAGCGACGAGGCGGCGCGGGCACGGTGGGCGGCGAACGCGCCGGCCGTGTTCGAAACCTTCCGGCCCGAGCGCGATACGGAGCGCTTCCACGCGGTCTACCGCCGCCTGCTGGGAGGTTCGGGGTCGTGA